TATGCCTAATAAATGATGTAGATTACCAAGTAATTTTATTGGAAAAACAGAATTTAAAGCTTGCACCAATGAAGCAGTCAATATATCAGAACTTTCAGTAAGAATTATGTCATCCATGTAAAGTTACAAGAGCATCATATTAGAATCAATTAGGTAAACAAACATTGAGTAGAAAGTCTGAAACAGATTGAACAAATCCATAAGAAAGTAAAAATTTACTAAATTTAGTAAACCATGCACTTGGTGCCTGCTTTAGACCGTAAAGACTTTTCTTCAAATGACACACATGGTTTGGATAATCATGATCAATAAACCCAGGAGGATGAGCCATATAAACATAATCAACAAGgtctccatgaagaaaagcattttATACGTCTAATTGcataaactatttttttttattgcatAAAGACTGGTTCTTGTTAATTTCCAAATTCAAAACAACCCTAAATGTTTCTATTTTAGCCATTGGACTAAAAGTTTCACTATGATCAACACCATCTTGTTGATTGTAGCCTTTTGCAACCAATCTAGATTTAAATATATTAATTGAACCATCTGCATTTAACTTAATTCGATAAACCCACTTACAACCCAaaatattcatgtggttcaggTTTGACATATTCCCAAGAGTCGTTATCTCGCAAGGCTCAGAGGGAATGGATAACATAGAAGCATTATTGAACCCTTTGGGCTCAGAGGGAATGGATAACATAGATGTAAAGGCAACAAATAATGGATGATGAATAAAATGATTTTTGACATAATTTGGAAAGTGTTTGGATTTTGAAATTCCTTTTTGAGACCTAGTAACAATAGTGCTAGTAGGAACTGACTCCATCGAAGAAGGTAAAATAGGACACAAGTcaacaatagaagaagaagaaactaaatcagacaaataaaaataatgttcATCAAAAAAAACGTGCCTCGAAATATGCATTTTCCTAGTGAGAGGATTGTAACATTTATAACGTTTGTGTAAAGGACTATAACCAACAAAAATGCACTTGACTGATTTTGGAGAGAGATTGTCAGGTCTAGAATATCCAAGAAAAAGATAACAAATGGTACCAAAAACTTTAAGATTTAAATAATCAGGCAATTCATGAAACAAAACCTGATATGGAGATTGAAAATTAAGAATCGGAGTGGGAGTCCTGTTGATAGGAAAAGTGGCACATAATGCATAATACTAAATACTCTTTTGGAAAAGAAAAGTTAAACAATAAGGTGTTACCAATATCAGTACTGTGCCTATGCTTTCTTTCGGCTAGAACATTTCGCTGAGGGGTTTtaggacaagaaaaataaatgaaaataccATTTGTTTCTAAGAAAATATATAAATGGACTTTTATAGGTTCAGAAGCTCCATCagtttgaaaaaaaattattttggtgGAGAATAAAATTGTAGTGAGAgatttaaaattttgaaaacaGGATAGAGCATTAGACTTAAGAAACATGGGATAGATCCAATGAAACGACTGAAATCATCCACAAAAACAATATAATATTTATATCCTGCAAGAGAGGAAACATGGGCATCATAGTTAAGAAACATGGGTTAGATTAATGAAACAAATGAAAtcatccacaaaaaaaaaatataatatctaTATCCTGCAAGAGAGGAAACATGGGCTGGATCCCATACATCACAATGAATAAGAGACAGGGGAGATGATGCATGAGAATCATAAAGAGTGAATGGTAATCTTTTGATTTTGGCTAATTGACAAGGAAAGCTGTAGACTTAGTAGAATTGAGAACAATGAATGCATATGTTGAGATATTTTAAAAGAAGGATGACCTAGCCTACAATGCCATAAATCAGAAGAACCAATTAAAGAAGTAGAAAAAGCATGCTGATGTGAACTAGAAGAGAAAGGATTGTGAGAAATAGGATATATATTGTTAACCATTCTAGCTTTGTCAAATAAAACATCATCATGCAATCCTCTAATTTCATAACCATACGGATAAAACCTAAAATGTCAATGGTTGTCTGTAGTAAACTTATATATAGATAGTGAGTTGTGTGTCATAGCAGGAACACGTAATACATTGGTGAGCTTAAAGCTAGTTGTTGGTGTACATAAATAAGAAGTACAAGTAAATGAGATGTTTAAGGACTTACCACTTCCAACAACTCCTTTCTCCTTGCCACTGTAAGTAGAAGAAGTATGAAGGATTGAAGAATCACTTGTCATGTGATAAGATGCTCCTGAATCAGAAATCCAATGAGTCGAACTAGAAGCAGCACCACCATTAAGAGAAGTATATCATGAATCTTCATACTTGTAAACGCTTGTTGAACCTCAGCCACATTGGCACCAGAACCAGTAAAAAAAACCAATATTTGCATTAATATTGTTATTTGGATGATGATaacaaaagaaacacccagggcCGTACCAAGCTTTTTAGGGGCCGTAGGCGAAAATCGAAAGAAAATAGGGgccttaattatttttttttgccgaTTATCTAAAGTAAAAAGACCGACAGTATAAGTacgcttaaaaaaacaaaaaacaaaaatagttccTCGACATAAAATTGATCTTCCTGGCCTCCTcaattcaaattcatcaatgatcaTATCATAATCGATGTTATTGCCCTTCCTCGCACTAAAGTCAATGGATTCCGACGACTCTAGCAAAGCATCCCGTATTTCAGGAAGTTGGAATCGTATTGCTTTGACACTCTCTATATGACTTTCCACCGAGTATCTGACAACGGCTTAATGGTAAAAAAATCTATACCCATATCAATAATGTCATGTAGATTTAAacataaaccaaaaaaaatttgaagaatCCTATGTTGAAATAGATTCTAATCGGTGAACTTACTGAAGTGAATGTCGAGAGATGAAGAAATAGGTGCTACGGGAATGACGAAATGTAAATGGATTACCAGTTAGGTTTTACTTTTGTAAACTAAACAGTCGgatactagtttttttttttccattctgCGATAGGCGAATACACAACTATAGTATATATGAAAAAATTACTTTTTTGGGGGCCCCTATAATCCGGGGTCCCTAGGCAATTGCCTATGTTTCCTAAGCACTTGGTACGGCCCTGGAAACACCTGCTGGCTAGCATATTGACATGTTTTGCGACAAATCTGACATTGAATTTGCGAAAAATCTGTTGGAAATCTTCTTGCAAAAGAACCACCTCCATTACCAGCAGAAGAAGATGTGGAACCAGGTTGATGTTGACTATTCTTGAAATTAGAATTACCATTGCCATTATTTTTACCATTCTTGAATCTAGATCGATTTCCATTATGAGAAGAACCAGATCCATTGCCAGCAGAAAATGTATTTCCACTATAAAAATCAGCCTTATTTTGAGTATCACTCATAATAGAAGAATATATTTCTTGGTCAATGAGCTACTTCTCATGAGTTAGAAATCCAGCTTTTATTTCAGGATATGTAAATGGCGTATCACGATTTTGTGCAGAAATCACAAAATTTATATAGTCTCTTCCTAAACCATTCATAATGTGCATCATAAGATCAGATTCACTAACACATTCTCATATAGCGGTTACAGAATCAACAATAGTCTTGATAGTATTAAGATAATCAAGAATAAATGATGTTGCCTTTCTAACATTGTGCAATTGATTCCTTAACATGGTTTTCCTAGCAAGAAATCGAGATctaacactattttcaaaaaataACCATATTTCACGAGTTGTAGTAAGACCAAGAATGTCACCTGAAATTGTTGGAGTAATTGTGGCTTTGATGCAGATAGTAAAAAATCGATCTAACTTCCTCCAGTAGATCCATCTTGGATTAATAGTCAAAGACGCCATCAGGAACAACTTGCTATAGTGGTGCAACAAATTCACCATCAACATAACCATAGAGATCAGTTGAGATCAGAGTAGATTCAAACTGATCTCGCCGTAGAATATAATTGGATGAATCTAATGTATGTGAAACAAAATTTGAGATATTGGTAACTGGTAGAGTGAAAAATGTGTTAACAGATTCAACAGCGGAAGTACTTACAGTATTGTTGGTGATTGAAGaccaaggattttgaaaactttgTTGTTATTGATTAGCAATGCTTCGAGTAGTAGGCGGGAAATATTTCAAGAAATGACTGAAAAAATTTAGGGTTAATTTTCAGACtgaaaacacaaaaaatgaatcttTAACTAAATTTGATGAATGTATtaagaattgataataaataaatgaagaaCGATCtgtagatgatgaagatgaatcaaAAGATTGACGGATCtgtagatgatgaagatgaatcaaAAGATTGACGAAAAAATCTTAGAAAATTTTTGATAAAGAAGGACCAGTCCTAACTGATACCATGAGAAAGTTTAGAGAGAACAATAATGTTTCTTCAGATTAATGGAATATTCAATATACTGTTATAGGACTAACCGAAAAGTATATATGGAGAGTCAAATAACCGTCAATAGAAAAGAGCTTGATTTAGAGAGTCAACGAAAGTCAACAGTGACCTGACTACTATACTCAACACTCCTGAGCTTTTCCTAATCCCCGAGCTTCCATTCCAGTGGAAGAAACATGACTACTGATAATTAAACCCTAATTATAATTCTAAATCGAGATGATCCATACTGACATAACTCTTTTCTTTATAGATGGCTTTTTCAGATAAGGAAGAAAagcttaaaggaagtaagttaCTTCAAGTAACGCATACTAAAATTTCTCAACAACAAAATGCCACCAAATACTGCTAACCATAACATGTTTCGCTCATTCTATCTCAGCCCACAGATCAGTGTGCCATTTAATATTCTTGCGGTCGCTTTCTGGAGAACAAAAAATGTATTTATCCGCCTTAATTTTCTTATTCCGTCGAACTAAAGTGGACAGCTGAAAATTGTACATGCATGAGTACGTACATAGCCATTTGAGTCATTGAAGTCCATGATATATTCAGCTTTAGGTTTCAAATTTGGCACTGCATGCATGTTTAAATGGCATGTCATATATAAATACAAAAATTGGAAggaaaacaacaagaatgaaaacTAGTAAAACTACAATTAAAAAGGTTGTGTACTCCATTGGAGTAAATAGCAAGCCAGCTATTTCGAGTCTTCTATGAATCCCCATATGAATATAAATCATCGTCGGCAGGGAGTTCCACAAATATAAAAGTCTTCTTATTAGATACACCAAGGAAACTGTGAATGTTTAGTTTATGTTTAGTTTTCCTATAAATTGTAGAATACATCAACCAGTCGTCTCAGATATGAGGGTTTTTGTTCTGAAAATTCAATGGAAAGTCTTAACTCAGATATCATATACACAATTCTTTCTGATCATGTACCAGCCAGTTCTGTCTTGAATTGCAAATTAGTATGTAAAACATGGAAAACTCTGCTCTCTGGTTACAAGGTGGGTCTAATTTTCTTGGTCGCGTTAAGAGGGGAAACCGATGCACAGCTCTACTATGGATACTACGAAGAGGTAATGAATGATCAAGGTCAATTCTCTCACGAAGTACTTACAAAGATTAATCTCCCTCCCATACAGATGGTAGAAGATGAGCAACCGATGATAGTTGGCTCTTGCAACGGTTTGGTGTGTATTTCAGTTCCGGAAAATGATAACCCTTTTATTTATGATCCGGTTTATATATGCAATCCTACACCCGGAGAATGCATTAATCTTCCAAAATTATCTCAAGAACATTGTCATATAGTGAGTGGATTCGGTTACCTTCCCAAAACTAACGAGTATGAGGTTGTTAGAATTTACTACTCATATGCAAACCCCAGTGGAAAGGTACAGGTTTATACCCTTGGAAATTGTGGCGGTGGGTGGAGAAACATCAAAGTCAAAGATATCCCTATTCAATTCTATAATGTTCCCCGAGTGGCAGGAAATGGTGTGATCTATTTTATGGACACTTTAAAGTGGAGAGTTGTGACTTTCGATTTAGCAGATGAAAATTTTCGACTACCTTGACCACAGCCACCCCGTTCACATAGTGAGAGGGGCTTATGTGAAGTCAAGATATTGGAAGGATATCTTTATGTTGCGCATAGTGAGGAATACAGAAGTCTAGACTTGTGGTCATTcaaaaagaacaagaataagtTCCCTTTCAAAGATACCAACAACACGAAGGATACTGATTGGGAATGGTGGAAAGAGTTTAGCATTCCTTGGCAAGGCCTGAATGTAGTTTTATTCGTGATCCAATTTCGTTTACAAAGTGCAATCAAGTTTTATTTTGGCTCCATTGGCggtctggacgtgttttgtgctGCTATGATCCAAAAACAAGAACTGTAAAGAGAATTGCCAGTGTTGACCCAGGAAATATAAGATCTGTAGAAGCAATTCCTCACATGAACAGCCAAGTTTCccttaaaaatttaaaagcacaaccAGCTAAAAAGAAGCCTGATTCGAaactgtaggagttaaatattgcacacgttaataactacgtgaagtaaagaatacaacctaagcgaagggcgtctcacacaaaaaagttgagatgacgcaccagataaTGTCAGCAAAGTCAAGAGTAAAGTTTGAAGAATCATGCGAAGAAgtatgctatgcgaagatgagcgattgtatatgagcgaatatgtcgcatagtgatcccgaaaataatgggattcttagctgtcatccactatgtaaaatcctatataaaggagagagtcatTGTTTCTGGGAGGATTCTAAGGTAAGTCTTCATCAAGAAATAGGGAGAGAGAGAAAGCGAATCtaggtttcaagtagaattgttgtaatacttgaatatattttgtaaatattcccAATCTTCAATTAATAAAACaagaattcataatgatcacCTAGAGATTGAATCAGTTatagtggagtgtagttgtaaaatttcttacaactacatttttggcgctagaaacaactctggatgataattcctgatagtatatcatagattttaaggaaaaaagtgAGATCTAAAATAGAAATGGTAAGGATTGAGTCTGTTGTTGAACAAGGAATGACAACTAAAAGAAGTAACAGACTTGCTGAACGAAgacgaattacaaatcttgagcaaCAAGAGGAAAGAATGGAAGAACATCAAAGAACAGAAATTCCAATTGGATCACAGCGAGAACAAGGACAGAATaatgatatagattatgatagagtgagtgtccaTACTGCGATGACGAATTCCACAGAGGAAGGACAGAGAATTGGGAACGAAGAACCAATTACAGCGAGTGAAGGAAATATGACGATTGCAGAGCTTAGGCAAAGATTACTAattgaaagaaagagagaagaagaagagcgtgcgaatctaatccgtcaaaatgatgatttacgagAAGATAATCTTAGATTACAAGAAAAAAGGTCAAGAAGTGCTACACACTCAAGGTCAAGATCCAGTATGAGTTCTTCCCGACAGAGCCAATCTAATCGAAGAAATGATAGGCGAAGGAAACATATGGAAGTCAATGAAGAAAACtcgcaagaagatgaaaatttggaAGATCAAAGGGAAAGGAGACGTGTAATTGACTTAGCAACTAATCGATATGAACACCCACACGAACTTCTTTGTCGTGCAAATAATAATTGTGAAAGGGAAAAAGAGGATCCAAGGCAAAGAAAAATGATATTACATGGTAGAGAAATGTTGAGAGACGAATATGAGCGTGAACGAGAGATTTCATGTGCGAGAGGTAGACagagaagaagggaagaattGGAAGAAAGAGAGTTACAAAACGGATTGCGTCATATTGATAATCGAGTAAGGGGACGCGAGCGTCATCGCATAGATATATAGATCAAGGTAAAATTACtccacaagaaagagaaatatcaagACATCGATATGATCGCACAAGCAATGAGGAAAGACTTGATAGAGTACAAATTGAAGCAAATACTGAAAGGCGTAGGCGAAGAAGAGAGGAAACTGAACAACATGAGATACAAGAGGAAATAcgccaaaacaatcatgagaatagattgagacAAGCAAGATTAAAGAGACCCATGCGAGAGGATTTGGATCAGTCCTTAAGTGAAGAAATTCTTAAGGAGatggcagaattaagagaaatgatgactactAAGAGAAATGATGGAAGAACAAAACTAGAGGAAGAAGTggaggaagctggaaaaactccatttacaaaagaaattcaaagagcAACGATACCATCTAAGTGTAGTTTACTGGCATTTACAAATATATTTGATGGAAGCGCATGTGCGATACAACATGTAAAAGCTTATTCTAGATGTTTATTGTAGTGGGAAATTTATGATGAAGTAATGTGCAAATATTTTGCTGCAAGTCTAGCAGGAgaagctttgaaatggtttgaatGCCTACTTGTAGAATCCATTGGTTCATTTCATCATCTACAAAATGTCTTTTTGGGGAAatacataagtaataatctatcaagaccagggattgagacTGCATTCGGACTTCacagaagaacaaatgagagtaTGCGTCATCTAACGACTCGTTGGAGAacaatgtgtagtgaaatgggaagacGGGTGGATGAGCGACACCTTATTCTTGCATTCATTAATGCTCTATTTGCAACAGATTTATTATATACCCAAATCTTCAGAATAAAGGATACAATAACAATGTCGGAGCTtcgcgaatttcaagaagaatatatagcacttgaggaaaagcaaagagatatggaatcttacccagttGCAATATCTGATTTGAAAGGTGGAAATACAAGTCTACTTCCGAGGATGACAAAtgttgttgcgagtacatcgcaggGAACTCAAGGAAGGAATAATGCATATATGGAACAAAACTTAGTGTCTATGGGCAGTGCAAATCAAGCAGAGTTTAATAAAGAGTGCAGAGACAAGCAACTTCAAAATTATGGAGATGCTGACACAGTTCAACCAAGAAGCTCTGCAGGTTAGCAAACACATTATAACAAGAAAGCTGGAAGAataatgtgggaacatataaattttccaaagttgaacactacagtggataaagtatgggaagccTCTCTTTTaatggatgatattccagaaccacataatATAGGCGAAGAGCCGCCACCAGGAAGGAGaagtaaagaattttgtgtctatcATAGATTCCATGATCACACAACAAGCAAAtgtagaaatgtgaggaagattatattgTGAATGATTAAGCAAGGAAAGTTGGACCATTTCTTAGTAAAACAACCaaggaatttaccaccaccaccacctccacctcaagGAAATACATATGCAAAGGAGAAGGAAAGGAGTACATTTGTTATTGAAGTGGGTGCGAAGGCAAAGAATTTATATTGTAACTCGATCATACACTCGTTCAGAAacatagaagattttcatgataatgtcatAAGTCGAGTATATGCGAGAGATGTTGAACGAAGGGAAATTTtcaacttggcaaaaatatcacctTTGAAGGACTGGCAAAGGCAGAAAATATCGTTCAGTGCAGATGAAATATCGGAAGGAAGATCATCACATGAGTGCCCACTAGTGGTGAAATTgggaattaatccaaaaccattggaagaatatgaagaagaaaatgagaagaatACTTGGGGGATAAATAGAATACTTATAGATACGGAAAGTTCTGTAAATATTCTGTTTTACCATACATATAAAAcaatgggagggagagatgatgagtTAATCCCTTCAACATACAAAATCTATGGCTTTAATGGTTCTGCGAACAAACCAAAGGGGGAAGTGACTATGCGAATAATTCTACAAAATTTACCAACAAATATCACATTCTCTGTAGTGGATGTCGAGTCGCCCTATAATTCTCTCATTGGAAGACCATGGCTGCATGGAATATTAGTTGTTGCAGCAACATTTCATCAATACTTTAAGTTTCCTCTACCTCAGGGTGTTGGCattataagaggagatacaaTTGAAAGTAAAAATTGCCATGAAATTGATGTTGACAAATGCGAAGCAAGAGAATTCAAGCgaataaatttaaaaaaatatgcAGCAGATAGTCAAAGAGCAGAGAGATTGATGGTCGATGCGGTGTATGAAGTTGGAGAGCCAAGTTCTATGGAAAGAGAAAACGTGgaggaaaaataccaaaaattggAGGGCACAATGACTTTCGCACAAAGCCAACTCAATGGTGATACAAATGAATATTCTGGAAAAcatatgcgaacttaagaagattCAAAACGTGTAGAAGGTAAATGAGTAGAATGAATAGCGTACCTGATTTTCCTCGAATAAGATGATTCGATAGCAACATTTACGTACTACAGTTGTAAGAATTTAAAGATTGGAATGAGAAATTTTAATTTCATATGATAAAtccataataagaaaacaaaaagagaaatctttataataagacctttataaaaggttacagaaaatgatatttattatcagattggctaggaatccaaatgtggcgtgcaccctagttcgcttatatacaagaggcaatatagtaagacctatcgcacgtcatagttgGAGAAACCTAGAAgtcatgactcaagggaaggctacaccgaccccggaacttgagttgtggagatttggggtgagaataaaacGATAAGGCTCGTTCACTTTAATAACTacgcgaagtaaagaatacaacctaAACGAAGGGCGtcgcacacaacaaagttgagatgacgcaccagataatgtcagcaaagtcacaagtaaagtgtgaagaatcatGCGAAGAAGTATGCTGTGCGAAGATGACCGATTGTATATGAGCAAATATGttgcatagtgatcccgaaaataatgggattcttagttgtcatccactatgtaaaatcctatataaaggagagagtcatTGTTTCTTGGAGGATTCTAAGGTAAGTCTTGATCAAGaaatagggagagagagagaaagtgaatctaggtttcaagtagaattgttgtaatacttgaatctattTTGTAAATATCCCAATCttcaattaataaaataagaattcataatgatcacCTAGAGATTGAATCAGTTAcagtggagtgtagttgtaagatttcttacaactacaaaaACTTTACAGAGTTTTTAGTACGTGTTTTTCTTATTAGTGTTATAAGCTAGAAACTAAAAAATTATGCATCCTTCTTCAATATATTTGTCTCAACTTTAGTTTTATCTGCTGAAATTACTCATTTTAGATTCATATAATGGGAAACATAAATTATTGTATATATTCCTCTTGTAATTTGGCTATGATAAACACAACGATAAATTCGTGGAAACTAAATCATATTTTCCAGAGCTCGAGTTGAACTACCAAATGTGGCTTGTACCGTGTCAGCGGGGGTAAAGTTCTGTCACCGTCACCTCATTCACACTTACATTGTCAGCTTCTTTGGCACTAGCAGGGATGTTGGGTCCTCTTTTCTCATCACGTAACAAAAACGCGGATGGTGATAAAGGTGATGGAAGTGTGACTGAGTGATTATTAAGCATGTGGATGATCATTGCCATTGTTGGTCTATCATCTACATCTTCTTGAACACATAATAATCCAATTTGGATGCATCTCACCACTTCATTTGTTGAATATCTTTCTCTCAGTATGGGATCTAAAAATTCATGATATTTACCTTCTTGCCAAAGCTCCCATGCCTACAAAATATGGGGTTTTATTAATGAAATTACAAATCAGACTTATTTACCATTCTAAAGTGACAAGTTAAATATGTATGCAGTCAAGACTCACATAGCTTAAAATAGTCTCTGCATCATCGTCTTTTCCGAAAGAGCTGCTTTTTCTTCCACATAGAATCTCTAATATTAAGACACCGAAACTAAAGACATCTGATTTCACGGAGAACTTGCCATTCATTGCGTACTCAGGAGCCATATAGCCACTGCAAAATCAGGTGGAAAATTTCCTTCTGCAGTTAATTAACTACATGTTCAGATGCATATACAAAGACATACGCGCGAATAGGTAAATAATACTTACAAAGTTCCACAAATTCGTTTCGTACTGACTTGATTTTGATTCACCaggaaaatcctagccatcccaAAATCTGCAATTTTGGGGACCATATCTTCCCCTAATAATATGTTTCCGGCTTTAAGATCCCGGTGAATAATATTAAGTCGAGAGTCCTCGTGAAGATAGACAAGTCCTTTGGCAATACCTCCTATAATCTTGTATCGCCTTCCCCAATCTAAGTGTGTCGATTTAATGGGATCTATATGCATATTCAACAAGTAATATTGTTTAAGCATTATGATTTGTTAAGTGTTTTTCAGTGTGGCAAATAGCAATAACAGAATGGAGAGAGGCCAAACCGAATAGGAATTGATCGAGGCTTCCATGCTTCATAAACTCCTAAACAAGTAGCTTTTCATCTCCATCTAAACAGAACCCCAGAAGTCTAACAAGATTCTTATG
The genomic region above belongs to Papaver somniferum cultivar HN1 unplaced genomic scaffold, ASM357369v1 unplaced-scaffold_139, whole genome shotgun sequence and contains:
- the LOC113335226 gene encoding F-box protein At3g07870-like; amino-acid sequence: MAFSDKEEKLKGSKLLQNTSTSRLRYEGFCSENSMESLNSDIIYTILSDHVPASSVLNCKLVCKTWKTLLSGYKVGLIFLVALRGETDAQLYYGYYEEVMNDQGQFSHEVLTKINLPPIQMVEDEQPMIVGSCNGLVCISVPENDNPFIYDPVYICNPTPGECINLPKLSQEHCHIVSGFGYLPKTNEYEVVRIYYSYANPSGKVQVYTLGNCGGGWRNIKVKDIPIQFYNVPRVAGNGVIYFMDTLKWRVVTFDLADENFRLP